In the Loxodonta africana isolate mLoxAfr1 chromosome 1, mLoxAfr1.hap2, whole genome shotgun sequence genome, one interval contains:
- the MARCKS gene encoding myristoylated alanine-rich C-kinase substrate isoform X2, whose protein sequence is MGSDAPAFSALQENGHVKVNGDASPAAAEPGAKEELQANGSAPAADKEESVAAGSGAASPAAAEKEEPAAAATEAGAVSAEKEAPAEGEAAEPGSPTAAEGEAASATSSTSSPKAEDGATPSPSNETPKKKKKRFSFKKSFKLSGFSFKKNKKEAGEGGEVEAAAGTSADGGKDEAAGGAGAAAADTGAASGEQAAAPSEEAAAGEEGAAASGDPQETKAEEAAVAPEKPPSSEEAKAADEPNKAEEKKAEEAGASASVCEAPSATGPGAPPEQEAAPAEEPAPTAVSSACAAPSQEAQPECSPEAPQAEVAE, encoded by the exons ATGGGCAG TGACGCTCCCGCTTTCTCTGCCCTGCAGGAGAACGGCCACGTGAAGGTGAACGGCGACGCTTCACCCGCGGCCGCCGAGCCGGGCGCCAAGGAGGAGCTGCAGGCCAACGGCAGCGCCCCCGCCGCCGACAAGGAGGAGTCGGTGGCTGCCGGGAGCGGGGCGGCGTCGCCCGCCGCGGCCGAGAAGGAGGAGCCGGCCGCCGCCGCCACTGAGGCTGGGGCCGTCTCTGCGGAGAAGGAGGCCCCCGCGGAGGGCGAGGCCGCCGAGCCCGGGTCGCCCACGGCCGCAGAGGGCGAAGCCGCGTCGGCCACCTCCTCGACGTCTTCGCCCAAGGCCGAGGACGGGGCCACGCCCTCACCCAGCAACGAGAccccgaaaaaaaaaaagaagcgttTTTCCTTCAAGAAGTCTTTCAAGCTGAGCGGCTTTTCCTTCAAGAAAAACAAGAAGGAGGCAGGAGAGGGCGGTGAGGTGGAGGCCGCAGCTGGCACCTCCGCCGACGGCGGCAAGGACGAGGCCGCAGGGGGTGCCGGTGCGGCCGCCGCCGACACAGGCGCGGCCTCTGGGGAGCAGGCGGCGGCGCCCAGCGAGGAGGCCGCCGCAGGCGAGGAGGGGGCGGCGGCGAGCGGCGACCCGCAGGAGACCAAGGCGGAGGAGGCCGCTGTCGCGCCCGAGAAGCCGCCTTCCAGCGAGGAAGCCAAGGCCGCCGATGAGCCCAACAAGGCAGAGGAGAAGAAGGCCGAGGAGGCCGGGGCCAGCGCCTCCGTCTGCGAGGCGCCCTCAGCCACCGGGCCCGGCGCGCCCCCAGAGCAGGAGGCGGCCCCTGCGGAGGAGCCCGCGCCCACCGCAGTGTCATCAGCCTGCGCAGCCCCCTCACAGGAGGCCCAGCCCGAGTGCAGTCCAGAAGCCCCCCAAGCAGAGGTGGCAGAGTAA
- the MARCKS gene encoding myristoylated alanine-rich C-kinase substrate isoform X1: MGAQFSKTAAKGEAAAERPGEAAVASSPSKANGQENGHVKVNGDASPAAAEPGAKEELQANGSAPAADKEESVAAGSGAASPAAAEKEEPAAAATEAGAVSAEKEAPAEGEAAEPGSPTAAEGEAASATSSTSSPKAEDGATPSPSNETPKKKKKRFSFKKSFKLSGFSFKKNKKEAGEGGEVEAAAGTSADGGKDEAAGGAGAAAADTGAASGEQAAAPSEEAAAGEEGAAASGDPQETKAEEAAVAPEKPPSSEEAKAADEPNKAEEKKAEEAGASASVCEAPSATGPGAPPEQEAAPAEEPAPTAVSSACAAPSQEAQPECSPEAPQAEVAE; this comes from the exons ATGGGTGCCCAGTTCTCCAAGACTGCTGCGAAGGGAGAAGCCGCCGCGGAAAGGCCCGGGGAGGCGGCTGTGGCCTCGTCGCCTTCCAAAGCGAATGGGCAG GAGAACGGCCACGTGAAGGTGAACGGCGACGCTTCACCCGCGGCCGCCGAGCCGGGCGCCAAGGAGGAGCTGCAGGCCAACGGCAGCGCCCCCGCCGCCGACAAGGAGGAGTCGGTGGCTGCCGGGAGCGGGGCGGCGTCGCCCGCCGCGGCCGAGAAGGAGGAGCCGGCCGCCGCCGCCACTGAGGCTGGGGCCGTCTCTGCGGAGAAGGAGGCCCCCGCGGAGGGCGAGGCCGCCGAGCCCGGGTCGCCCACGGCCGCAGAGGGCGAAGCCGCGTCGGCCACCTCCTCGACGTCTTCGCCCAAGGCCGAGGACGGGGCCACGCCCTCACCCAGCAACGAGAccccgaaaaaaaaaaagaagcgttTTTCCTTCAAGAAGTCTTTCAAGCTGAGCGGCTTTTCCTTCAAGAAAAACAAGAAGGAGGCAGGAGAGGGCGGTGAGGTGGAGGCCGCAGCTGGCACCTCCGCCGACGGCGGCAAGGACGAGGCCGCAGGGGGTGCCGGTGCGGCCGCCGCCGACACAGGCGCGGCCTCTGGGGAGCAGGCGGCGGCGCCCAGCGAGGAGGCCGCCGCAGGCGAGGAGGGGGCGGCGGCGAGCGGCGACCCGCAGGAGACCAAGGCGGAGGAGGCCGCTGTCGCGCCCGAGAAGCCGCCTTCCAGCGAGGAAGCCAAGGCCGCCGATGAGCCCAACAAGGCAGAGGAGAAGAAGGCCGAGGAGGCCGGGGCCAGCGCCTCCGTCTGCGAGGCGCCCTCAGCCACCGGGCCCGGCGCGCCCCCAGAGCAGGAGGCGGCCCCTGCGGAGGAGCCCGCGCCCACCGCAGTGTCATCAGCCTGCGCAGCCCCCTCACAGGAGGCCCAGCCCGAGTGCAGTCCAGAAGCCCCCCAAGCAGAGGTGGCAGAGTAA